The Nitrospirota bacterium genome contains the following window.
CGTACGTGGCGGTGGATCGCTGCAAAGGATGCGAAATTTGCGTGGGCATCTGCGACAACCTGGCCAAACATCACGCGATCAAGATGGTGCCGATCACGGAGGTTGTGGCGGGCTACGAGATTTCAAAGCTCGGCTTCCACAAGTTTTAGGGGACGCGAAGGACGCGAAAAGGCCGGCCACCCGGGAAGGGGGCTGGCCTTTTGCCTTTCGAGGCGCGGGGTGATGCTCGTTGTCTGTCCACGCTGCGGCCGGGAGAACGTCACCCGGTCGAGCTTTTGCGAAGGATGCCTCTACGAATTTCCGTCGGAGGCGTGGGAGTCGCGACGCTTGATCTGCCCGGAATGTCGGTACGAGAACTCGTATGACAACCAGCATTGCGAGCGCTGCCACGAGCCCCTCAAACCCGGGCAGTCGGAATAAACTCCGTCGGGAACCTTTCTCCTACTCGGGAGGGAGTGCGAGCTGCTTGAGCAACTCGGCGTAGGTGCCTTCTTCAAACTGTTGCCCGCGCCGGAAACTCGTAAAATACAGATCGGCATACACGGACGCGATGGCGTGCACCGCTTCGTGGCGATCCACCCCGCGCCGGAGCAGCGTGGCCAGCGTATCGGTGATTTCAGGCGGCGATTTTTCGGTCAATTGTTTTTCGATGAGCACGTGCAACGCGGTATGGATAAACGGATTCACCACGGTGCCGTTGATTTCCTGGGGCGTGGCGGAGAGCTCGCCGAGCTCCCACAGCGGGTCCAGTTCGGGGTGGAGATCCATGGCCTGGGCGATCAACGCCTCCTCGCCTTCCAGCGCGGCTTGTCCGCGCTTTTTGGCGATCGTGGTAAATCGCCATTGGTTGTCCCGGTCGAATAACACGGTTCTCCGTTACGGGGTGTCGGTGGTGTGGATCCGGCGAACGGATCCCGTGCCGCCGTAGACCGCGAAGATTTTCTTGCCTTGGCGGACGTGGTAGTTGGCCCACGCGGGACTCTGATCCCCGTATCTCGCGTCGGGGTCCGTTCCCTGGGCCTTCAGGAAGTCGGGATAGGTCAGGCCGGCCTCGTACACGTCGGCGAGCAAGCAGTCGGTACGAAACCCCTTGCCGTGGAGTGAAATCTTGCCGAGCAGCTCTTCGATGGCTTCGGGGTCATTTAGCTCGATCGGTTCCATCTTACACTCTTTGCTCCGGGACTTTGCAACAATGTAAGATCATTATAGGAAAGAGCTGTGTATGGGTTCAAGGTTGCCGGAAACCCGGCGTCGGATCATCCCCGTGGAACCAGGAATCTGGCACGTATCCGACCGAGTGAAAACGTGGTGTCTGAGGGTGGGCATATCTTTTGAATTATTTGGATTGATACGCGAAAACCGTAACGCGGGACCGGTGGGTGATTAGACGGTTGATCAAAAGGGTGGTCATCACGGGTGTGGGCACACGGGCGGCCGGCCATGCCGTGGACGCGTTCAAACGGCGGGGCTGGCTCGTGGTCGGGGCGGATAAGGAATTTCACCCGCAGCACGTCAATCAATTCTATATCGTGTCGCGTGGAGATCACCCCGGATTCGTCGACGAGTTGTTGATGTTGGTTGGGAGAGAGCGGACCACTCTCCTGGTTCCCACGCGAGACGTTGAATGGCTGCCCATCGCGCGGCGGAGTCAGGACTTCCGCCGGCTTGGCGCCGCAGTTTTTATTCCGGAACCCGTCATCGTCGAGGACATCGTCAGCACGCGGCAGATGACCTCCCTGCTACGACGTGCGGGTATCGACGTGTGGGAGTCCGCGGTCTTCCCACCACCCCCGATGCACGGCGTGCAATGGTTCGAGGTCACGGTGTGTCGGGATGGAAGGATGCCCTACGAGTCGTTCGTCTGCGCGGTGCACGAGCTGGATGTCGGCGACCCTGCCTCCGCGCCGCGAGTCGAGCGCCGAAAAGGGGAGCCCGAGGTCGAGGAGTTGGCGGTTCGAACCGCGCAGGCGTTCGGACTGCCCGGACCGTCCACCGTGCACCTCCGACGCGACGCCGACGGCCGGCTGGCCGTGGCCCGCGTTGCGCTCACTCCGTGCGAATATGCACCCCTGACCGACGACGTACTCGACGCGTTTCTCGCGCTGTGGGAGCGCGTCCAGCCGCCCTAATCGATCAGGGCACCGAGAGGCTGTGTGATACGGCGGGGGAGCCTTCGACTTGTACCGCGAACGTGTACCGTACTCCGCTCTGTAACTCGCCATATCGGTAAGCTGTCGCAAGAACGGGCGTCGATCCCATCCGGAGCGCACCCCCCCCGTCCTGTTCCCACCAGTAGAGTCGGTACCCTGACCGTGCGGGGCTGATCGGGCTCCAACTGACGAGCACCTCCGCATTCTGAAGGGTCACCGCCAGTCCGGTCGGCGCGGGATTTGGCGCAAGCACCTCGTCGCGGTAGGTCGACGTCGTGAGATCGGCAAAGGTCGCAATCAGTTCAAACGGGCTCGTGGATGTCGGGGCGCGATACAGCCGCTGGCCCATGAGGCTTCCGCCGGTCGGCGGCGTCCAGGACAAGTCCCGGGCGTAGGGCGAGTCAGGTGGTTCGATGCTCGCTACCTGAATATCGGCGGATTCACTCGAACCATCGAATCCACGGATCACATAAGGGTAGACCGCACCAGGCGTATGCGGGACGGGAACGAACGCGAGTGATTCGTCCGGGGGGAGCGGGCGCCCTGACTCGGTTCCTTCATCGATGCGCGGGCTCGCCACGCCGTCGTTGATGGCTTCGACCCGGTAGGCGTAGGTCACTCCAAATTGCGCCGGCATGTGGACGTAGCGGTTCTCTCGGAGTGGGGAACCATCAGATGCGCTGAGTTGTTGCTCCAGCCCGTCCGGGAGTGTCTTCACGTAAATCCGATACTCCCGCGCATGTTCGGTCTCCGACCATGACAGCTGGACGGCTCCTTGGGGCGTCCCGATCGGATTCGCTTCGGTCTTCACGATAACGATCCGGGCCCGGACATCGGTAAACACCGGGCTTCCAGGCGTGGCCGGCATCGGCACGGCAGTGACGGCGGACGACCAGGGTCCGAAGGAATTACCGAATTGACCGCGAATGCGGTACTGATACCCGGCGCAGGCAGGGTTCGAGGTTGGGGCGCAATTGAGGAGGGAACTATGGACGAACGGGGGCATGACGGGATCGGGGACCGAAAACTTACCGAACTCGCTGACTACCTCGACTTGATATCCGGTGGCCCCTTCGACAAGATCCCAATCGAGTGTGACCTGGCGATCCCCGGCGATGGCCCGGACATTCTGGGGCGCTTCCGGATCCGGGCCTGATGGCGTGATGGTCACGACCGGCGAAGGCCGACCAGGCACTCCTCGGTCGTCGACCGCAATGACGACGTAGGCAAGAGTCGCGCCGAATTCAGACGCTTGGTGAACATACGGGGGGGCGGATGTTCTGCTTTGCGTGCCAGATGTTGTCGTGACGGTGGGGGCTTGCGCCCAATACACAAGATACGATGAGGCGCCCGCAACCGGTTCCCACGAGAGGGTCACGCTGAGACCGGCGGTCTGAATCGTGAGATTGGCTGGCGCAGGAAGGCGGGTCTGCTCCGGGAGATCGGTTCCGGCTGTTCCGCACGCGCACAGCGCGCTCATGAGACCGACGAACACCGACCAACGTGCGTACCGCATGGCCCATTCTAGCACGCCAAGGACAGCGGCCGCACCCGACGTTTCATCGGCCCTGGAACCTCCGGCTTGTCCGTCCCAGCGCCGAGGTGGTAGACTCGCGGCGCTATCCGGGTATCCGATGTTGCCATTCGACAAAGGTCTGGTGGGTGATGCGTCCGCACCCAACTCATCCCCCGTGCCTCCTATCATTCGAGCCGAAATCCTCATTATCGGCAACGAGATTCTCTCCGGAAAAGTCGCCGACGAACACACGGCGTTTTTGTGCCGGGAGTTTCGCGAACTCGGGGTGGATGTCCGGCGGGTGGTCGTGATCCCGGACGAGGTGGACGTCATCGCAGACGCCGTTCGGAACGCGTGGGATCGGGCGGATCTGATCGTCACGACCGGGGGCGTGGGACCCACTCACGACGACGTGACCTTGGCCGGTGTCGCCCAGGGCCTCGGCCGTCCCCTGGTGCGCCACCCTGGGTTGGCGGACCTCGTTCGCGAAGTCTACGGAGTCTCGGACAACCCGCACGTGAATCGCCTGGCTGATGTGCCGGAGGGGGCGGTGTTGCTGACCGCCGCGGGGATGCGGGTCCCGGTGATCACGGTGGAGAAGATCTACATCTTCCCGGGAGTTCCGGAGATCTTGCGGAGAAAATTCGACGCGATCAAGTCACGCTTTCGCAGCGCCCCGTTCCATCTGCGAACGATCTACCTTCGGGTCGGGGAAGAACCGATCGCCGCAATGCTGTACGACGTGGCCGACCGTTTCCCGAACGTGGCGCTCGGGTCCTACCCAGTGATCGCCCGACCCCAGTACCGAACCAAGCTCACCCTGGAGTCGAAAGACGCCGGGACGGTAGACGCGGCGTTCGAGTTCCTGATCGCGCGCTTGCCGGCTGGATCCGTGGTGGGAGTGGATTGCGAGCCGGCCTAGCAGGAGACGCCGACAAGGGCGTACATGCCCAGTACGCCTCGAGATCGGAGCCTGTTCAGGAATGCGTCAGCTGCAAGGCGCCACGAGACCCGGAGGGAGTCGAGCCACCGGCGTCGGTGACCTCCGCACTCCCTGGCTGTTGGAGCACCGGAAAGCGCTTCGCGCAGACTTATCGCGCTGTCAATGGCCACTTCCTCTTGCTTGGCGAAGCAAGCGCAGTGGCAACGCAGCAGATGACTATTCTGGACAGGCTCCTAGGCCGCCGCGGCTTCGAGCAGCAAGACCCACGACGCGTGGGTGTGAAGAAACTGGCGGCGAGCGGTGGCCAGTTCCTCTTTCAGGGCGGCCGCGAGATGCCGGCGTCGTTCATCCATGGAGCGCTTCGCAGCGGCGTATTCCACTTTCAAATGTTCCCACTTCGAGCGCGCCGCCACCAAAGCCTCGTGCGCGGCGTGCAGCTTGTGCTCCATCGCGGTGCGGAATTCGTGCGAGCGCCGCGCGAGTTGACGCTGAGCGAGCACCCGCTGAACCTCAAGTTTCGCCTGGAAAATGTGCGCCGCTTTGGCGGTTCGCAACCGCTGCGCCCAACCAATGAATGCGAGCGCGTTGATCAGCCACTTGGTGGGGTCCCAGTGGTACCACTTGATGCCGTTTCGGTAATCGTATTGGAATTGATGGTGAAAGTTGTGGTAGCCCTCGCCGTAGGTCAGCAGGGCCACGAGCCCGCTGTCGCGTGACGAGTCCTCGATCGAATAGGGTTGCTTGCCCAGGAAGTGGCACAAGGAATTGATGAGAAAGGTCGAATGGTGCACGATGACGGTCCGTGCGACGCCCACCAGCAGGAATCCTCCCCACCAGTCCCCGACGGTCCACCCGAAAAGCAGCGGCAGCACGCCGCCCACGCCAATCGCGATCGGAACGTAGTACCGATTCTGCCATCGGACGAGGGGGTCCTTCTGCAGGTCTTGGACGTTACTGAAGTCGTAACTCGGCTTCTTGAAGAAGATCCAACCGATGTGCGCCCAGAAAAATCCCCGCTTGATGTTGTAGGGGTCCTGCTCCTTGTCGACATACAAATGGTGGACGCGGTGGTCGGACGCCCACTTCAGGGCGGAGTTCTGGCACGCCGCTGCTCCGAAGACCAAGAAGAACGCTCGCACCGGGGCAATCGTTTGGTAGGCCTGATGCGAGAAGAGGCGATGGTAGCCTGCCGTGATCGAGAGCCCAGTCGCCGCCAGATAGAAACCAAAAAGGGCCACGATCGGCCATGAAAAACCGACGGTCGCGAGATGCAGGGGAACCCCCACCACGGCGACCGCGAACGTGCTGATCAGAAACAGGGTGTTCACCCAATCCACGGTCTGACGACCGGTTGGTGTAGTATTCGCAGTCTCAACCGCTTCCGTAGCCTTCATCACTCTGTTCTCCAATCGTTCAGTCGTGCGATCCCGGACCACGATTACCGACCAAGGTCATCGTAAATTCCGGCGAATATAAGGGACCCCGTCTTCGCTGTCAAGCGTGCCGAACCGTTCCGAACCGCCTGGCCCTAAGTATTAACGCAGCCGGCTGGATCGTCAATTGAGCGGGTGGGGGCTGGATGGGGCGGCTGGGCGAATTCTGATCAGGTACTGGCGGCGATTTCCCGCAGAGAACTTCCAACCGACGCGGTATTCCAAGTCAAGGGCGTGCTCTCCGGGGGTCTTGGCGAGAAACGTGAAGGTTCGCCGTCCGTAATCGGCGGTATCCACGTTTACCGTGCGCTGATAGTCGTCATCGATGAGATCAAAGGCAACGGGGTCGTACCGAGGAGTCCAACTGTAACCAGCGGTCCGGTCTTCCCATAACGTGATCTCGAAGGTGTCTCCTGCTGTGGCGTCGAGCGTTTTCGCCGAGTGCTGCTGCGTCGTAACCAATGGCCCCTTCCCCATCTTGTTTACGTTGCGCGCATCATACCACAAACACGAGGTCGACGTCACCAAGTCTGCGAAGACGCACGCTGGTTGCTGCGCTACGCGCAGAGAGCCCGCGGCATCAGGTTCTCGGCGCGCCCTTGGCGCGTTGCGCGTTTGAAAACGAGCTGGGCTTCCGGTATCATCGGCCACCGGGGTGGAGGACCGCGATGGGCGTGTTGGACGGCAAGACGGGCGTCGTGATGGGAGTGGCCAGTGAACGCAGCATTGCCTGGGGGATCGCTCAGGCGTTGCACCAAGAAGGTGCTCGACTCGCGTTCACCTACGCGGGTAAGGCGATGGAGCGGCGGGTTCGGCCGTTGGCGGAATCGCTGGGGTCAAAGACCGTCGTGCCGTGCGACGTCACCAACGACGACGAGATTGCTCGAGCGTTCGACATGATCGGCGGCGAGTTGGGGGGACTCGACCTGTTGATCCACTCGCTGGCGTTCGCCACTCGCGAGGACCTCAAACAGCGGTTTGTGGACACGTCGCGGGACGGGTTTCGCGTGGCGCTGGACGTGAGCGCCTACTCGCTCATCGCCGTTGCTCGCGCCGCGTTGCCGCTGATGAAGGGCCGCCGCGCCAGCATCGTGACGCTGTCGTACTACGGGGCTGAGAAGGTGATCCCCAATTACAATGTGATGGGCGTGGCGAAGGCCGCGCTGGAAGCCGGGGTCCGTTATCTCGCCGCGGATCTCGGACCGGAGGGCATCCGGGTCAACGCGATCTCGGCGGGTCCCATCAAGACCCTGGCCGCGGCGGGTATCGCCGGTTTTCGCGAGATGTTACATCGGGCTGAAAGCAGTGCGCCGCTGCGCCGCAACGTGACCTTGCAGGACGTCGGGGGCGCGGCCTTGTTCCTGTGCAGCGAGTGGGCGGCCGGCGTCACCGGGGAAATCCTGTATGTGGACTGTGGTTACCACATCATGGGGATGGGAGATCTCTCCCCCACGTGAGCCACGGCGATCAATTCGTCCTGACCGCTCTCGCTGAGTCCGATCCCTCGTCCGCCATCGACGCCGCGACGGCCGTGCTGAGCGGCCAGGGAGTCCGGGTGCTGGACCGGCGATCCATCGGGGCCGGTCGGTTCCAGGGGGTCGCCTGCGACGTACGCGCGTCAGCTCCGCTGGTGTGGCGCGACGCGACGCGAGCGTTGCGGCCGCTGCAGGCCCGCTTCGGCGCGGACCTGGCGGTCCTCCCCGCGGACCCGGCGCGCCGCGCTCCCAGACTGTTGGTCATGGATATGGACTCCACGCTCGTCCAGAGCGAAGGGATCGACGAACTCGCGAAGGAGGCGGGGGTGGGCGAACAGGTGGCCGCGATCACGCGTCGGGCCATGAACGGCGAACTGGACTTCCGTGGAGCGCTCACGGAGCGTGTGGGGTTGCTGCGAGGGCTGTCGGCTGACGCGCTTGTGCGCGTCGAAGGGCGGACGCGGTTGACGTGGGGAGCCGAGACCCTGGTGGCCACGCTCCGGAAGGTCGGATGCGCCATCGCCGTAGTGAGCGGGGGGTTCGACTACTTTACCGACCGACTCAAAACCCGCCTCGCTCTCGATCACACCTTTGCGAACCGCCTCGAGATCCGGGACGGTCGGCTCACGGGACGGCTGCTGGGCGACATCGTCGACGGGTCCCGTAAGGCTCTGGTCATCGACGAGTTGGCCGACCTGTATCAAACGGACCGCGATCGTGTGGTCGCCGTCGGCGACGGGGCGAACGACTTGGCGATGCTTGATCGTGCGGGGCTGGGGGTGGCCTTCTGCGCCAAACCCGCGGTGCGCGAAGCCGCACCCGTCACGGTCAGCGTCAAAGACCTGGCGGCCGTGTTATGCTTGCTCGGGTACACCGAACAGGAGTTCGCCCTATGAGCCTGTCCATGAATGGTCATCTGCGGCGTTGCCGCTGCGCATCCGCTCCTCACGTACGGACCCAGTACGCTCCGGTGCGGTGCTCGCGGCGCCTTGCATCTGACGCATTCCTGAACAGGCTCCGATTGCGGAATACACGGAGAGGGTCCCTCTGATGCAGACCGTCGCTGATTTGGTCCGAACGTACGATGCGCCGGTGGCGCGGCTGGTCGAGCGATACTTTGAGGACAATGAGGCCGCTCGCGCGGCGCTGGATCTGGCCAACCGAGCCGGACGGGAGTTGGTGATCGATCACATCACTATCCGCACCCGGCGAGTCGATGAGCGGGCTCAGGAATTCCACCGCCTGGGCTTCCAATACCGCGACGAACTGATCGAGTATCCCGATCAAGGGTGGTGGGCCAAGGTGTATCGGAAGGCCGGGATGCCGGCGGTGTTCATCGATCAGGCGTACGACGACGCCCGCGGCGGGAAAAGCCTGCTGCCTGCGTGGGTCGACCGCTTTGGCGACCAGGTGCTCCACCACATCGCGATCCGAGTGCCGGATATCGAGGCGGCCAAGGCGGAGCTCGAACGAGCCGGCATCCAGTTCTCCGGATCGATCGTGGGGCCGCGGGGCACGCGTTTGCGCCAGATCTTCACGGCCGCCGAGGTGCGCGACGGCCAGGCATTTACGGTGTTGGAGTTGGCCGAACGCAACGGGTACGAAGGGTTTGTGCCCGAGCAGGCCGATGGGTTGATGCAATCTTCGATCGTCAAAAAGACGGCATGATGAGATCGCGCATTGGGATACAGGGGGGAAATCAGATGTGGCGTAAACAAGCGTTTCTCGGGGTCGCAGTACTTGGAGTGGGGATCGCGTCGGCGTGGGCTGGTGACGAGGTGGCGACGGTGAACGGCCAACCCATCAGCAAGGCCGCGTTCGAGGAAGCGTTGGCCGGGATTCCGCCCCAGATGCAGAG
Protein-coding sequences here:
- a CDS encoding enoyl-ACP reductase; the encoded protein is MGVLDGKTGVVMGVASERSIAWGIAQALHQEGARLAFTYAGKAMERRVRPLAESLGSKTVVPCDVTNDDEIARAFDMIGGELGGLDLLIHSLAFATREDLKQRFVDTSRDGFRVALDVSAYSLIAVARAALPLMKGRRASIVTLSYYGAEKVIPNYNVMGVAKAALEAGVRYLAADLGPEGIRVNAISAGPIKTLAAAGIAGFREMLHRAESSAPLRRNVTLQDVGGAALFLCSEWAAGVTGEILYVDCGYHIMGMGDLSPT
- a CDS encoding VOC family protein is translated as MQTVADLVRTYDAPVARLVERYFEDNEAARAALDLANRAGRELVIDHITIRTRRVDERAQEFHRLGFQYRDELIEYPDQGWWAKVYRKAGMPAVFIDQAYDDARGGKSLLPAWVDRFGDQVLHHIAIRVPDIEAAKAELERAGIQFSGSIVGPRGTRLRQIFTAAEVRDGQAFTVLELAERNGYEGFVPEQADGLMQSSIVKKTA
- a CDS encoding fibronectin type III domain-containing protein, with product MRYARWSVFVGLMSALCACGTAGTDLPEQTRLPAPANLTIQTAGLSVTLSWEPVAGASSYLVYWAQAPTVTTTSGTQSRTSAPPYVHQASEFGATLAYVVIAVDDRGVPGRPSPVVTITPSGPDPEAPQNVRAIAGDRQVTLDWDLVEGATGYQVEVVSEFGKFSVPDPVMPPFVHSSLLNCAPTSNPACAGYQYRIRGQFGNSFGPWSSAVTAVPMPATPGSPVFTDVRARIVIVKTEANPIGTPQGAVQLSWSETEHAREYRIYVKTLPDGLEQQLSASDGSPLRENRYVHMPAQFGVTYAYRVEAINDGVASPRIDEGTESGRPLPPDESLAFVPVPHTPGAVYPYVIRGFDGSSESADIQVASIEPPDSPYARDLSWTPPTGGSLMGQRLYRAPTSTSPFELIATFADLTTSTYRDEVLAPNPAPTGLAVTLQNAEVLVSWSPISPARSGYRLYWWEQDGGGALRMGSTPVLATAYRYGELQSGVRYTFAVQVEGSPAVSHSLSVP
- a CDS encoding competence/damage-inducible protein A, encoding MPPIIRAEILIIGNEILSGKVADEHTAFLCREFRELGVDVRRVVVIPDEVDVIADAVRNAWDRADLIVTTGGVGPTHDDVTLAGVAQGLGRPLVRHPGLADLVREVYGVSDNPHVNRLADVPEGAVLLTAAGMRVPVITVEKIYIFPGVPEILRRKFDAIKSRFRSAPFHLRTIYLRVGEEPIAAMLYDVADRFPNVALGSYPVIARPQYRTKLTLESKDAGTVDAAFEFLIARLPAGSVVGVDCEPA
- the serB gene encoding phosphoserine phosphatase SerB, encoding MSHGDQFVLTALAESDPSSAIDAATAVLSGQGVRVLDRRSIGAGRFQGVACDVRASAPLVWRDATRALRPLQARFGADLAVLPADPARRAPRLLVMDMDSTLVQSEGIDELAKEAGVGEQVAAITRRAMNGELDFRGALTERVGLLRGLSADALVRVEGRTRLTWGAETLVATLRKVGCAIAVVSGGFDYFTDRLKTRLALDHTFANRLEIRDGRLTGRLLGDIVDGSRKALVIDELADLYQTDRDRVVAVGDGANDLAMLDRAGLGVAFCAKPAVREAAPVTVSVKDLAAVLCLLGYTEQEFAL
- a CDS encoding protease inhibitor I42 family protein; amino-acid sequence: MGKGPLVTTQQHSAKTLDATAGDTFEITLWEDRTAGYSWTPRYDPVAFDLIDDDYQRTVNVDTADYGRRTFTFLAKTPGEHALDLEYRVGWKFSAGNRRQYLIRIRPAAPSSPHPLN
- a CDS encoding fatty acid desaturase, producing MKATEAVETANTTPTGRQTVDWVNTLFLISTFAVAVVGVPLHLATVGFSWPIVALFGFYLAATGLSITAGYHRLFSHQAYQTIAPVRAFFLVFGAAACQNSALKWASDHRVHHLYVDKEQDPYNIKRGFFWAHIGWIFFKKPSYDFSNVQDLQKDPLVRWQNRYYVPIAIGVGGVLPLLFGWTVGDWWGGFLLVGVARTVIVHHSTFLINSLCHFLGKQPYSIEDSSRDSGLVALLTYGEGYHNFHHQFQYDYRNGIKWYHWDPTKWLINALAFIGWAQRLRTAKAAHIFQAKLEVQRVLAQRQLARRSHEFRTAMEHKLHAAHEALVAARSKWEHLKVEYAAAKRSMDERRRHLAAALKEELATARRQFLHTHASWVLLLEAAAA
- a CDS encoding DUF1841 family protein, encoding MLFDRDNQWRFTTIAKKRGQAALEGEEALIAQAMDLHPELDPLWELGELSATPQEINGTVVNPFIHTALHVLIEKQLTEKSPPEITDTLATLLRRGVDRHEAVHAIASVYADLYFTSFRRGQQFEEGTYAELLKQLALPPE
- a CDS encoding 4Fe-4S dicluster domain-containing protein gives rise to the protein MYAVAQIDVDICSKTSCRLCTQFCPESNTINYDVKRNTAYVAVDRCKGCEICVGICDNLAKHHAIKMVPITEVVAGYEISKLGFHKF